Within the Verrucomicrobiia bacterium genome, the region GGGGGTTTCCGGCAACCTTCGGGAACAGGAAAAGTCGTCCGAGCCCAAGGCCTATTTTATCAAGGAACTGTTCCAGCGCATCGTTTTGTTCGACCGCAACTTTGCCGCCCCCAGCACCAAGGCCGGCAAAAAAAGCCAGTATTTGCGCCTCGCCGCTATTTGGGGGCAGCTGCTTTTGGGGGTCGGGATATTGTCGGCGGTCCTAATTTCCTTCTTCCAAAACCAAAGCGAATTGAAAAAAACGCACCAAGCCGCGCGCGTGGTTCGCAGTGTAGGCGCCAACCCGGTGCGGGATATGGAAACGCTCATGCCCCTTTTCCGGCGCTTGGAGAAGCTGGACCAATGGGAGGAGAGCTGGAGCCCGCTTTCCCTTCACTGGGGGCTTTACAGCGGTCAGAAAGCCAACCGCGAGGCCCGCATGCAGTTCTTGAAAAAACTGCGCTACAGTCTTTTGGTCCCCAGCCACAACCACTTCGCCCAATATCTTTCCGACACCACCCGCGCGCTTACCGATTTGGACCGCTACTCCAATGTCTTCACCAGCTACCGGATGCTCTCCGAGAAGTACGACCCCGCCGCCCAGCCGAGCGTTTTGGCCCAGGAAATCTGGGAATTCTGGAAATCCAACGTCCCGGTCGAACGGCACGAGGAGTGGCAAAGGATGCTGTCCGACCAGATCAATTATTACTGGAAGCACCGGGCCGACGAGGAACTTTTGGATTACACCATAACCCCCAACCGGGAAACGGTGCGCCTGGCGGAAGCGGTCTTGAAGCCCCGCTTCGGGCCGAAGCAGTTCTACAACCAGTTGATTGCCCGCGCGGGGGGCCGGCTGCCCCCCCTGCGGGTGGAGGATTTGGTTCCGGGAAGCCAGCTTCTCTCGGGAAATCCCCTCTCCGGCGCCTACACCCGCAAAGGATGGGAGGAGGCGGTCTCCGGGCTGTTTGAAAAAAGCCCGGAGGAGATGGAAAAGAATCCGATTTTAAAGGCCAATGTGGAGCGTTCCGGCGTCGATATCCGGCAGGAGTTGAAGCGGCTCTATCGGGAGGATTACCGCACCCAGTGGAAGAACTTCTTTGCCGGCGTAAAAGTCGGCCCCTTCGCCGACTTGGAGGACGCCGTGGGCAAAATCGCCAAGCTGGCGGGGGGAGGCTCGGAGCTCTTCGAGTTTTTGCAGAAATCGCTTGAAAAAGGGGAATTGAAGGGGGATGATTTTGAAAAACAGCTCGCCTCCGATTTCCAGACCCTGTCCGATTTGTTGAGCGGCGAATTGAAAGGTCGGGGGGAAAAGCCGGCCAAGGATACCTATCTGGAGGAAGATCTGCCGGAGTTGAATAAGCGGATGCAGGAGGGGGCGGAAAGCTTCAAGGGAAAACAAAACTGCGGCTCGGCTTTGCAATCGTTGGTCAACAACATGTCCAGCCGCCGGGACTACGCCACCCGCGGCGTGGTCTGGGACGCTTTGGGAACCAAGGAGTTTCTGCAAAAGCCGTTCGAGGCGGCCAAGGAGGCGGCCTTCGGCGACGCCTGCCAGTGCTTGAACGAAATCTGGGAGGAAAAAATCCGCGAGCCGTTTGTCCGGGAACTGGCCGGGTTGTACCCCTTCAGCCCCTCCGACAAGGAGGCCTCGGTGGCGCAGATGCAAAAGTTCCTCGGAAGGGAAGAGGGGCTTTTGTGGTTCGAGGAAAAGGAAATCCGTCCCGCCCGGGAGGAAGGGATGCGCTTCTCCGCGGAGTATGACTCACTGGCCCTGCGGGCAAAAGATTTGTACCCCGGCGAAGCGCTGGGGCTGGCTTTCACGCTGGAGGCGGACGCCCGCAATTTCCGTCCCACCTCCGGCCGCGGCGTAGTGCAGGAAGCCCAGTTGACCTTGGGAAGTCAGCCCCCGTTCGCCTACCGGATGGGGGTCAAAATCCCCTGGGATTTCATGTGGAAACCGTCCGACCCGAACTGCGAGCTTTCACTCAAGGTGCAGGGGCTGCGCTGCGAACCGAAAAGCTTCAGCGGCCCTTGGGCCCTTTTCCGGCTGTTCGACCAAGGGGTGGCGCAGGGGGGAAGCGTCTATTGGGATTTCGACTGCGGCGGGTTTGCCTACCGGGCGGAATACGGCCTGAAGGGGGACTTTCTGCAGCGGGGACATTTCCAAAGCTTCAAACTGCCCGAAAAAATCTGCCCGTGATCTGGAATTCCAAGAGCGACCAAACGCAGGCCCCGATCGGCTACACCGGCAAACTGCCGGCCTTCGGCGATTTCGTCCGGGCCAACGTCGCCTCCCCGGCGGCCCGGGTTCTGGAAAAATGGCTGGCCGACGGGCTGGCGCAGTTTCCCGCCTTGGTGGGAAACGGCTGGGAGGCCTCGTTCGACTCGGGACGGCGTTTCGGCTTCATCCTGAACGCCGGCGAACCGACGGCGGTTTTGGTGGGGCTTTCCACCCCGTCAAAAGACCGGGGGGGACGGCGTTACCCGTTTTCCGTCTTTTCCACGGCGCAGGCCGGGCCGGAGGGGGAGTTTTTTTATTTGCTGCCGGTCGCCTTCGGCCCCTTTCTGGAAAAGGGAAGCGAGACCCTCTCGGAGGCCTGGCCCTCCTCGGTGGATGCCATCTACGGGGAGAAAATCAGCCCGTTGGCGTCCTCCCTGCCGCGCTATTTGAAAGACGGACAGGGGGCTTTTGACGGCTATCTCGAAAGCCAAAGCTTGGGGGATTTCTGGCAAAAGCTCTTTGGTTCTGTCGAAGCGCCCGAAAAATATCTGCTTTTGGACAACCTCTTCAAATCCTTGATTCCCCTTCGCAAAGAGGATTTCGGCCGGTTCAATTTCATCCTGCAGTTTCCGGTGCATGCCGATTCGACGCAGGAGGCGGGGCGGCAGGCCGCCTTCTGGATTTACCTCTGCCAAAAGATTTTGTCGCGGCCAAAACTCCCCCTGCAGGTTTTCTGGAACTTTTCCTCGGAGGGGGGGAACTGCTTTCTGTTCTTCCGCTTCCCGGAAGGGCGTTTCTTCCCTTATCTTTTGGTTCCCGGTTTGAACAACAACTTCATCTGGAATCTGGCCGCTTTGGGAAAGGAAAAATTGCAAAAGGAGAAACTTCCGCCGGCTTTGGTCAAAGTTTTGGACGACCCGGATGAGAAATTGAAAAGTTTATTGAACCTCAAGGATTGGGAAAGGCATTACGGTGGCTGAACTCTCCGATTATTTAAAGCTGGGGAGCGAGCCGGTCTCCGCCGCCTCCCCCGGCGGCGAGGCGGTCGATTTCGACGACCGGCTGGAACAGTTGAAAAACGAAATCAAAAAACTGGACTCCGTCAACAAGGAGCCGGTCAAGTGGGAGAGCGTGGTGGAGCTTTCCTCCGAGCTTTTGAAAGTTTCCAAAACCTTTTCGCTCGCCCCGTATCTCACGCTCGGGCTTTTGGAAACCAAGGGGTACGCCGGGCTGGCAGTCGGGCTGGAGCTCTGCCGGGACTTTTTGAAAAACTTCTGGGATGCGGGATTCCCGCCCCCCGCCCGCATCAAGGGGCGCTCGGAGCCGTTCGCCTGGCTTTCGGAAAGAGGGGGGCGGGCCGTCGAGCGGATAAAAGGCGCCCCGGCGGACGCCGAATCGGTCAAAAAAGCGATTGCCGCCATGGAGGAGCTTTCCGGCCTGCTTGCCGAAAAGCTGGCCGGAAGCAACCCGGGGCTGGGGGACTTGAGCCGGGCTTTGTACGAGCGTTCCTCCCAGTTGGAAAAAAAATCGGCCCCGGCCTCGTCGGCCGCTTCTTCCGCCTCGGCCTCCGCGCCGGCGGAGACCGGGGCGGGCTTTCCCTCCGAGATTTCCTCCCCCGAACAGGCGGACGAGGTTTTTCCCGCCGTGCAGGATGCCGGCTTTCTGGTCGCCGGCGCTTGGCGGACGGCCGACCCGACCGACCCCCGCCCGTACCAGCTCACCCGCGCCCTGGTCTGGTCGCAGCTGGCCGACCTACCACCGGCGGAGGATGGAATGACCCAGCTTCCCGGCCCGCCGGACCACGTCAAGGAGGCCTGGGAGAATCTCTTTTCCGAAAAAAATTTTGCCGAGCTTCTGGAGGCGGCCGAAACTTATTTCGGCCAGAGCATTTTCTGGCTGGACTTGCAGCGCTACGTGGTAAAATCGATGGATGGTTTGGGGGCCGAATACAGCCGCGCCAAGGCCGCGGTTGTGGGGGAACTGAAAGCCCTTTTGGGCCGGCTGCCCGGGCTTTTGGATTTGAAGTTTTCGGACGAACTCCCCTTCGCTTCCGATGACGCCAAAAAATGGCTGGCGGCGGAGGTTTTGACCGGCGGAACCTCCGTTTCGATGCCGGAACCGTCCGGCCCGTCCGCCGCGGCCGCCTCTGAAAAGCTGGCGGAGACGGTGAAAAAGGCCGGGGAGCTGTTCAAAAAGAAAAAAACCACCGATGCCGTGAACCTCTTTCAGGAAGGAATCAAAGCGACCGCCGAAAAGCGGGAGCAGTTCATGTGGCGGCTGGCCTTGGCCCGTTTCTGCTTGAACGCCAAGCTGCCGCAGGTGGCCGTCCCCCACCTGGAACAGTTGGAGCGGGAAGTGGGGCGCTTTTCCCTGGATGAATGGGAGCCCCGGCTGGCTTTGGAAGGGCTTACCCTTTTGTACCGGGCTTACCAGAAGGCCTTGGACGAGGACAAGGCCTTCCCGGATACGGAGGACAAAGCCCAGAAGCTCTTCGCCCGCCTCTGCCAGCTCGACCCGATGATGGCCTTAAACCTCGGAAAAAAGTAACTTGCTTACATGCAAATGCGTAGTATATTTAGACCACAACAAATTTAGGTTGCGAAAGGAAGGTTATTTATGGCTCAAGAAGGATCTGTAGCCCCCAAAGAGCGGGTCAACATCACCTACAAGCCGGCCACCGGCGTGGGGGAGGAAAAAGAACTCCCGTTGAAGATGATGATTCTGGGGGATTTCACCCAGCGCGCGGACGACACCCCGCTGGAGGAGCGCAAGCCCATCAACATCGACAAGGACAACTTCAACAGCGTGATGCGGGAAATGAAGCTCTCCGTCTCGATGAACGTGGACAACACCCTCACCGGCAACAAGGAGGACCAGCTCGCGGTGAACTTGAAATTCGAAAGCATGAAGGATTTCGAGCCGGAGCAGGTGGTGAACCAGGTTCCGGATTTGAAGAAGCTTCTGGAATTGCGCACCGCGCTTACGGCCTTGCGCGGGCCGTTGGGGAACATTCCCAACTTCCGCAAAAAGCTGGCGCAGATAATGGAAAACGACGGCGACCGGGACAAGCTCTTAAAAGAGCTCGGCCTGCTGTAGGAGAGTAGGAGAACGATATGGCAGACGAAAAAGAATCAAAATCCCTGGTCGAAGAAATCCTGTACGAAACCAAGCTCCCGGAAGAGGGGTACGACAACGCCCGCCGGGGGCTGGAAGCCCTCATCGCCGAGCTGGTCAAGCCGGAAAAGAAGGGGGAGAAAATCCAGATGCGGCTGGTGGACGACATGATCGTCGAGCTGGACAAAAAGCTCTCCCGCCAGCTGGATCAGATCCTGCACAACCCCGCCTTCCAGAAGCTGGAATCCGCCTGGCGCGGCGCCAAGTTTCTGGTGGACCGCACGGACTTCCGCGAAAACATCAAGCTGGAGATTTTGAGCGTCTCCAAAGAGGAGCTTCTGGCCGATTTCCAGGACTCCCCGGAGATTCCCAAATCGGGGCTGTACAAGCAGGTCTACACCCGCGAGTACGGCCAGTTCGGCGGCAGCCCGGTCGGGGGGATGGTCGCCAACTACGATTTCGGCCCCGGCTCGCAGGATATCGCCCTCCTGCAGTACTGCGCCTCCGTGGCGGCGATGGCCCACGCGCCGTTTATCGCCGCCGCCAGTCCGCAGTTCTTCGGCGAAAAATCCTATACCACCCTGCCCAATTTAAAGGACATCAAGGCGATCATGGAAGGCCCCGCCCACACCAAGTGGCGCGGCTTCCGCGAATC harbors:
- the tssB gene encoding type VI secretion system contractile sheath small subunit, with protein sequence MAQEGSVAPKERVNITYKPATGVGEEKELPLKMMILGDFTQRADDTPLEERKPINIDKDNFNSVMREMKLSVSMNVDNTLTGNKEDQLAVNLKFESMKDFEPEQVVNQVPDLKKLLELRTALTALRGPLGNIPNFRKKLAQIMENDGDRDKLLKELGLL
- the tssM gene encoding type VI secretion system membrane subunit TssM gives rise to the protein MNFILNFLRSKAGALTGVLIIAVIILVVGPMVGIPRFWCIVAVVLLILGALIYLLVQKLLARRKAKMLEGYLATQARDDELSARPDLKDEIRALREKMEAAIRVLQRSAGGSRWKKGDALYVLPWYMIIGRPAAGKTTLVKNSGLSFPAFDSGPESTAIRGFGGTRNCDWWFTNEGIILDTAGRYTAEGGAQDQVEWNAFVGMLKKARKKAPINGLILAVGFDELLGREDVEAEARLLRGKIDELLDQLGIIFPVYLVFTKCDLLHGFVDFFGDMGKREREQVWGTTFKLYEERRLPVYKEFEDEFEHLAAALAARRNALLGMDKNSQEKQGVYLFPQEFQEIKNRLVRFVDILFESSRFRQDPAVRGIYFTSGTQGEGTVIDAVIGKMSREMGVSGNLREQEKSSEPKAYFIKELFQRIVLFDRNFAAPSTKAGKKSQYLRLAAIWGQLLLGVGILSAVLISFFQNQSELKKTHQAARVVRSVGANPVRDMETLMPLFRRLEKLDQWEESWSPLSLHWGLYSGQKANREARMQFLKKLRYSLLVPSHNHFAQYLSDTTRALTDLDRYSNVFTSYRMLSEKYDPAAQPSVLAQEIWEFWKSNVPVERHEEWQRMLSDQINYYWKHRADEELLDYTITPNRETVRLAEAVLKPRFGPKQFYNQLIARAGGRLPPLRVEDLVPGSQLLSGNPLSGAYTRKGWEEAVSGLFEKSPEEMEKNPILKANVERSGVDIRQELKRLYREDYRTQWKNFFAGVKVGPFADLEDAVGKIAKLAGGGSELFEFLQKSLEKGELKGDDFEKQLASDFQTLSDLLSGELKGRGEKPAKDTYLEEDLPELNKRMQEGAESFKGKQNCGSALQSLVNNMSSRRDYATRGVVWDALGTKEFLQKPFEAAKEAAFGDACQCLNEIWEEKIREPFVRELAGLYPFSPSDKEASVAQMQKFLGREEGLLWFEEKEIRPAREEGMRFSAEYDSLALRAKDLYPGEALGLAFTLEADARNFRPTSGRGVVQEAQLTLGSQPPFAYRMGVKIPWDFMWKPSDPNCELSLKVQGLRCEPKSFSGPWALFRLFDQGVAQGGSVYWDFDCGGFAYRAEYGLKGDFLQRGHFQSFKLPEKICP
- the tagF gene encoding type VI secretion system-associated protein TagF, which encodes MIWNSKSDQTQAPIGYTGKLPAFGDFVRANVASPAARVLEKWLADGLAQFPALVGNGWEASFDSGRRFGFILNAGEPTAVLVGLSTPSKDRGGRRYPFSVFSTAQAGPEGEFFYLLPVAFGPFLEKGSETLSEAWPSSVDAIYGEKISPLASSLPRYLKDGQGAFDGYLESQSLGDFWQKLFGSVEAPEKYLLLDNLFKSLIPLRKEDFGRFNFILQFPVHADSTQEAGRQAAFWIYLCQKILSRPKLPLQVFWNFSSEGGNCFLFFRFPEGRFFPYLLVPGLNNNFIWNLAALGKEKLQKEKLPPALVKVLDDPDEKLKSLLNLKDWERHYGG
- the tssA gene encoding type VI secretion system protein TssA, giving the protein MAELSDYLKLGSEPVSAASPGGEAVDFDDRLEQLKNEIKKLDSVNKEPVKWESVVELSSELLKVSKTFSLAPYLTLGLLETKGYAGLAVGLELCRDFLKNFWDAGFPPPARIKGRSEPFAWLSERGGRAVERIKGAPADAESVKKAIAAMEELSGLLAEKLAGSNPGLGDLSRALYERSSQLEKKSAPASSAASSASASAPAETGAGFPSEISSPEQADEVFPAVQDAGFLVAGAWRTADPTDPRPYQLTRALVWSQLADLPPAEDGMTQLPGPPDHVKEAWENLFSEKNFAELLEAAETYFGQSIFWLDLQRYVVKSMDGLGAEYSRAKAAVVGELKALLGRLPGLLDLKFSDELPFASDDAKKWLAAEVLTGGTSVSMPEPSGPSAAAASEKLAETVKKAGELFKKKKTTDAVNLFQEGIKATAEKREQFMWRLALARFCLNAKLPQVAVPHLEQLEREVGRFSLDEWEPRLALEGLTLLYRAYQKALDEDKAFPDTEDKAQKLFARLCQLDPMMALNLGKK